One Curtobacterium sp. MCLR17_032 genomic window carries:
- the aceE gene encoding pyruvate dehydrogenase (acetyl-transferring), homodimeric type produces the protein MTVNDQDPRSTAGTDQDPEETAEWRESLDGLVATHGHQRAREIMQSLLKRSNELHLGVPMVPTTDYVNTIAPEDEPEFPGDEELERRYRRWIRWNAAITVHRAQRPGISVGGHISTYASSAAMYEVGYNHFFRAQDHASGGDQVFFQGHASPGMYARAYMEGRLSEDQLDGFRQEKSHAGGGLSSYPHPRLMPHFWQFPTVSMGIGPINAIYQAQQAKYLSNRGIKDAMDQQVWAFLGDGEMDEVESRGQLQVAANDGLDNLNFVINCNLQRLDGPVRGNGKIIQELEAFFRGAGWNVIKVVWGREWDDLLARDTDGALLNLMNATPDGDYQTYKAENGAYVRENFFGRDPKALELVKDYSDDQIWNLKRGGHDYRKVYAAFKAASEHKGQPTVILAKTVKGYGLGPSFEGRNATHQMKKLTLDNLKQFRDEMRIPITDAQLEENPYTPPYYHPGNDDEAIQYMHERRRELGGYVPERRTKYTQVNLPDESKYQVVKKGSGKQEVATTMAFARLLKDLLRSPDFGNRVVPIIPDEARTFGMDAYFPTAKIYNPNGQHYTSVDRELLLAYKESPQGQIIHVGINEAGAMAAFTAVGTSYSTQGEPLIPVYVFYSMFGFQRTGDAIWAAGDQMTRGFMIGATAGRTTLTGEGLQHADGHSPLLAASNPAVVSYDPAYGYEIGHIVRTGLDRMYGTNEDGTPSHDDPNVMYYLTVYNEPLVQPAEPEGVDVEGIVKGMYLLKASEHDGPKAQLLASGVAVPWILEAQQLLAEDWGVSADVWSVTSWGELYRDGVDAEQHAFLNPNEQPRTPYVTERLLGTEGPVVAVSDFMHAVQEQIRPFVPTDYATLGADGFGFSDTRPAARRFFHIDGPSVVVRTLQQLVRQGKLDASVLQQAIDKYRLHDVTAGTTGSAGGES, from the coding sequence GTGACGGTGAACGACCAGGACCCGCGCAGCACCGCAGGAACGGACCAGGACCCGGAGGAGACCGCCGAATGGCGTGAGTCCCTCGACGGCCTCGTCGCTACCCACGGACACCAGCGGGCTCGCGAGATCATGCAGAGCCTGCTGAAGCGCTCGAACGAGCTGCACCTCGGTGTGCCGATGGTCCCGACGACCGACTACGTCAACACGATCGCGCCGGAGGACGAGCCCGAGTTCCCCGGCGACGAAGAGCTCGAGCGTCGCTACCGGCGGTGGATCCGCTGGAACGCGGCCATCACGGTGCACCGTGCTCAGCGTCCCGGCATCTCGGTCGGTGGCCACATCTCGACCTACGCGTCGAGCGCCGCCATGTACGAGGTCGGCTACAACCACTTCTTCCGCGCGCAGGACCACGCGTCCGGCGGCGACCAGGTCTTCTTCCAGGGTCACGCCTCCCCCGGCATGTACGCGCGCGCCTACATGGAAGGCCGCCTGAGCGAGGACCAGCTCGACGGCTTCCGCCAGGAGAAGTCCCACGCCGGTGGCGGGCTGTCGTCGTACCCGCACCCGCGTCTCATGCCGCACTTCTGGCAGTTCCCGACCGTGTCGATGGGCATCGGCCCGATCAACGCGATCTACCAGGCGCAGCAGGCCAAGTACCTGTCCAACCGCGGCATCAAGGACGCCATGGACCAGCAGGTCTGGGCCTTCCTCGGTGACGGCGAGATGGACGAGGTCGAGTCCCGCGGACAGCTCCAGGTCGCCGCGAACGACGGTCTCGACAACCTGAACTTCGTCATCAACTGCAACCTCCAGCGCCTCGACGGACCCGTCCGCGGCAACGGCAAGATCATCCAGGAGCTCGAAGCGTTCTTCCGCGGTGCGGGCTGGAACGTCATCAAGGTCGTCTGGGGCCGCGAGTGGGACGACCTGCTCGCCCGCGACACCGACGGTGCGCTCCTCAACCTGATGAACGCGACGCCGGACGGCGACTACCAGACGTACAAGGCCGAGAACGGTGCCTACGTCCGTGAGAACTTCTTCGGGCGCGACCCGAAGGCGCTCGAGTTGGTCAAGGACTACTCGGACGACCAGATCTGGAACCTCAAGCGCGGTGGCCACGACTACCGCAAGGTCTACGCGGCGTTCAAGGCCGCCAGCGAGCACAAGGGCCAGCCGACGGTCATCCTGGCGAAGACGGTCAAGGGCTACGGCCTGGGCCCGAGCTTCGAGGGCCGCAACGCGACCCACCAGATGAAGAAGCTGACGCTCGACAACCTCAAGCAGTTCCGCGACGAGATGCGCATCCCGATCACGGACGCGCAGCTCGAGGAGAACCCCTACACGCCGCCGTACTACCACCCGGGCAACGACGACGAGGCGATCCAGTACATGCACGAGCGTCGCCGTGAACTCGGTGGCTACGTGCCGGAGCGTCGCACGAAGTACACGCAGGTCAACCTGCCGGACGAGTCGAAGTACCAGGTCGTGAAGAAGGGCTCCGGCAAGCAGGAGGTCGCCACGACGATGGCGTTCGCCCGTCTGCTGAAGGACCTGCTCCGCTCGCCGGACTTCGGCAACCGCGTGGTCCCGATCATCCCGGACGAAGCGCGCACGTTCGGCATGGACGCGTACTTCCCGACCGCCAAGATCTACAACCCGAACGGCCAGCACTACACGTCGGTCGACCGTGAGCTCCTCCTGGCCTACAAGGAGAGCCCGCAGGGCCAGATCATCCACGTCGGCATCAACGAGGCCGGCGCGATGGCGGCCTTCACCGCCGTCGGCACGTCGTACTCGACGCAGGGCGAGCCGCTGATCCCGGTCTACGTCTTCTACTCGATGTTCGGCTTCCAGCGCACCGGTGACGCGATCTGGGCCGCGGGCGACCAGATGACCCGTGGCTTCATGATCGGCGCCACCGCGGGCCGCACCACCCTGACGGGTGAGGGCCTGCAGCACGCCGACGGCCACTCGCCACTCCTCGCCGCGTCGAACCCGGCGGTCGTGTCGTACGACCCCGCGTACGGGTACGAGATCGGACACATCGTCCGGACCGGCCTCGACCGCATGTACGGCACGAACGAGGACGGCACGCCGTCGCACGACGACCCGAACGTCATGTACTACCTGACGGTCTACAACGAGCCGCTCGTGCAGCCGGCAGAGCCCGAGGGCGTCGACGTCGAGGGCATCGTCAAGGGCATGTACCTGCTCAAGGCCAGCGAGCACGACGGCCCCAAGGCCCAGCTGCTCGCGTCCGGTGTCGCCGTGCCGTGGATCCTCGAGGCGCAGCAGCTCCTCGCTGAGGACTGGGGCGTCTCCGCAGACGTCTGGAGCGTCACCAGCTGGGGCGAGCTCTACCGTGACGGTGTGGACGCCGAGCAGCACGCGTTCCTCAACCCGAACGAGCAGCCGCGCACCCCGTACGTCACCGAGCGTCTGCTCGGGACCGAGGGCCCCGTCGTGGCGGTCAGCGACTTCATGCACGCCGTGCAGGAGCAGATCCGCCCGTTCGTCCCGACCGACTACGCCACGCTCGGCGCCGACGGCTTCGGCTTCTCGGACACCCGTCCGGCAGCACGCCGCTTCTTCCACATCGACGGCCCCTCGGTCGTCGTGCGGACGCTGCAGCAGCTGGTCCGCCAGGGCAAGCTCGACGCCTCGGTCCTGCAGCAGGCGATCGACAAGTACCGTCTGCACGACGTGACCGCCGGCACGACCGGCAGCGCGGGCGGCGAGAGCTGA
- a CDS encoding peroxiredoxin, with protein MALEIGSLAPDFELPNQFGEHVRLSDHRGHRPVALVFFPLAFSSTCTDELCTLQDNIAMFQDQRIELIGISVDSKATLRSFAQVNGYDFELLADFWPHGAVSKEYGVFLEKKGFATRATFVIDVNGRIKASIITEPGVARDVTEYRAALDRLAACAAPVPVA; from the coding sequence ATGGCTCTGGAGATCGGCTCACTCGCGCCGGACTTCGAGCTCCCGAACCAGTTCGGTGAGCACGTCCGACTCAGCGACCACCGCGGACACCGCCCGGTCGCCCTCGTCTTCTTCCCCCTCGCGTTCTCGTCCACCTGCACGGACGAGCTCTGCACCCTGCAGGACAACATCGCGATGTTCCAGGACCAGCGCATCGAGCTGATCGGCATCTCGGTCGACTCGAAGGCGACGCTCCGCTCCTTCGCGCAGGTCAACGGCTACGACTTCGAGCTGCTGGCGGACTTCTGGCCGCACGGCGCCGTCTCGAAGGAGTACGGCGTCTTCCTCGAGAAGAAGGGCTTCGCCACCCGCGCGACCTTCGTCATCGACGTGAACGGTCGCATCAAGGCCTCGATCATCACCGAGCCGGGTGTCGCGCGCGACGTGACGGAGTACCGGGCTGCCCTCGACCGGCTCGCGGCCTGCGCCGCACCGGTCCCCGTCGCCTGA
- a CDS encoding alpha/beta hydrolase, whose protein sequence is MRVTDTGAAPQVGTGQTERYAPYPVVADATRWALITTTVTTSAGPTVVQHRPGPRPLLFLHGVAGSWTTWTPLLSAADGVDGRGLVLVDLPGWGSSPAPAVPLDVDESSQVLVDVLDALGLDRVDVVGHSMGAFVGLHLSITRPDRVRSLGLVSGTTFATAAAARHPVRALRTLPAFTLLRAGLAVTRGAARGLLRALARIGLLPLLAGPVFAAVRQLPPSVLQAFVDEFRPAGFLGAARSAARYDTRRWAEVRCPVVAVAGRQDVFARVDDLARLRGVLPEVRTVLLEDCGHFAHVERPDAVVRELLS, encoded by the coding sequence GTGCGCGTCACCGACACCGGTGCGGCCCCGCAGGTCGGGACCGGCCAGACCGAGCGGTACGCGCCGTACCCCGTCGTCGCCGACGCGACACGGTGGGCCCTCATCACGACGACCGTGACTACGAGTGCCGGCCCGACGGTCGTCCAGCACCGGCCCGGACCCCGCCCGCTGTTGTTCCTGCACGGCGTCGCCGGATCGTGGACCACGTGGACACCGCTCCTGTCCGCAGCCGACGGCGTCGACGGGCGGGGCCTGGTGCTCGTCGACCTGCCCGGCTGGGGCTCCTCGCCGGCACCGGCCGTGCCGCTCGACGTCGACGAGTCCTCGCAGGTCCTGGTCGACGTCCTCGACGCCCTCGGCCTCGACCGGGTCGACGTGGTCGGCCACTCGATGGGGGCCTTCGTCGGCCTCCACCTCTCCATCACCCGGCCGGACCGGGTGCGGTCCCTCGGCCTCGTCTCCGGCACCACCTTCGCCACCGCTGCCGCCGCACGTCACCCGGTCCGGGCCCTGCGGACGCTGCCGGCCTTCACACTGCTGCGTGCCGGGCTGGCCGTGACCCGTGGAGCCGCCCGGGGCCTCCTGCGCGCACTCGCCCGGATCGGACTGCTGCCGCTGCTGGCCGGACCGGTGTTCGCCGCCGTTCGACAGCTGCCACCGAGCGTGCTGCAGGCGTTCGTCGACGAGTTCCGTCCGGCCGGCTTCCTCGGCGCGGCCCGCTCGGCCGCGCGCTACGACACTCGGCGCTGGGCCGAGGTGCGGTGCCCGGTCGTGGCGGTCGCGGGCCGGCAGGACGTGTTCGCGCGGGTCGACGACCTGGCGCGTCTCCGTGGTGTCCTGCCGGAGGTCCGCACGGTCCTCCTGGAGGACTGCGGGCACTTCGCACACGTCGAACGCCCGGACGCGGTGGTCCGCGAACTGCTCAGCTGA
- a CDS encoding L,D-transpeptidase, producing MTEPSAPQQGTARRRWIVGAGALAVVVAAATVAWSLTDSDREARPTPAAAVATATATPTPSRTPLPAVPDRPSDQALAALPLAFHDAVIGQLLDGSQVDARNEWTTATPKSPLVPLYAAPDADAAPVATLSSSVSTINTPTATAVWGRSAGADGGMLLVSTPSRNRTPGDGGVAEAPSSTFAWARAADFTLAGIDREVRIDNATSTIAIVHRDGTVETSETARLGTPDDPTPADTKTYMEANYVDPQVGYTQGHPISLTGAHSSKLSGYGGNAALTALHFYPDPTGSSHGCVRITAAMTDALAKLPIGTPIEFS from the coding sequence ATGACGGAACCGTCAGCACCACAGCAGGGCACCGCACGACGCCGGTGGATCGTCGGCGCCGGGGCGCTCGCCGTCGTGGTCGCCGCCGCCACGGTCGCGTGGTCCCTCACCGACTCCGACCGGGAGGCCCGCCCCACCCCCGCAGCGGCCGTGGCCACCGCCACCGCCACGCCCACCCCGTCCCGCACGCCGCTGCCGGCCGTGCCCGACCGCCCGTCGGACCAGGCCCTCGCCGCACTCCCCCTGGCCTTCCACGACGCCGTGATCGGTCAACTCCTCGACGGCTCGCAGGTCGACGCTCGGAACGAGTGGACCACCGCGACCCCGAAGTCCCCGCTCGTCCCGCTCTACGCCGCGCCCGACGCCGACGCCGCTCCGGTGGCGACGCTGTCCTCGTCGGTGTCGACGATCAACACGCCGACCGCGACCGCCGTCTGGGGTCGATCGGCCGGCGCGGACGGCGGCATGCTCCTCGTCTCGACGCCGTCCCGGAACCGGACGCCCGGCGACGGCGGCGTCGCCGAGGCCCCGAGTTCGACGTTCGCCTGGGCCCGCGCTGCCGACTTCACACTCGCGGGCATCGACCGGGAGGTCCGGATCGACAACGCGACCTCCACCATCGCCATCGTGCACCGCGACGGCACCGTCGAGACGAGCGAGACCGCACGGCTCGGCACGCCCGACGACCCGACACCGGCGGACACGAAGACGTACATGGAGGCGAACTACGTCGACCCGCAGGTCGGGTACACGCAGGGTCACCCGATCTCGCTGACCGGTGCGCACTCGTCGAAGCTCTCCGGGTACGGCGGCAACGCGGCCCTCACGGCGCTGCACTTCTACCCGGACCCGACCGGTTCCTCGCACGGCTGCGTCCGGATCACGGCCGCGATGACCGATGCGCTCGCGAAGCTGCCGATCGGGACGCCGATCGAGTTCAGCTGA
- a CDS encoding CoF synthetase gives MKRAAVFTVVWVVEAVVGLFMPRVGTHKFLLAPGIEPLRWTLGRWRAWRTAELAAKRVPAYRAFLAGAGRSSRLDTRSGIATAFSGLPEMDKESYVKRWTIPERCLDGRLPRRGVVVDESSGSSGVPTSWVRGPDERQATRQLLQLGFARTSKELAKQPFVLNAFSLGAWATGMNVTASLTESTMIKSIGPDRDKIVQTMQEFGTGFTYVILSYPPFLKALFEDDRIDWREYTIVAAFGGEGISENMRAHIEQYAHTVLGSYGASDLEINLGIETGFSVAVRKAIAADPALSSALTKQSEYGVLPMVFQFNPFGYLIETNDRGELVVTITRSENISPRIRYNIHDRGHVVRMRDLKPVLRATGHEDLLAEAELDLPLLFHYGRSDLSVDFNGAVVAPDAVRDVVYGDPVLLEAVENHRLISYEDDQGNRQLHIAFQLAASAESFDADPARPAVVAELRRLNRDFSNAIRTAPDGTLPTVAFYPYRTGPFREDGRKLKNEYVWQLGPGSVDEWDLDLGWVASKDV, from the coding sequence GTGAAGCGCGCGGCGGTGTTCACGGTGGTGTGGGTCGTCGAGGCGGTCGTCGGACTGTTCATGCCGCGGGTCGGGACGCACAAGTTCCTGCTCGCGCCGGGCATCGAGCCGCTCCGGTGGACCCTCGGGCGGTGGCGTGCGTGGCGGACGGCGGAGCTCGCGGCGAAGCGGGTGCCCGCGTACCGGGCGTTCCTGGCGGGCGCGGGGCGTTCCTCCCGGCTGGACACGCGCAGCGGGATCGCCACGGCCTTCTCGGGGCTGCCGGAGATGGACAAGGAGTCCTACGTCAAGCGGTGGACGATCCCGGAGCGGTGTCTCGACGGACGGCTGCCGCGACGCGGTGTCGTCGTGGACGAGTCGTCCGGGTCCTCCGGCGTGCCGACCAGCTGGGTGCGCGGCCCGGACGAGCGTCAGGCGACCCGGCAGCTGCTGCAGCTCGGGTTCGCCCGCACCTCGAAGGAACTGGCGAAGCAGCCGTTCGTGCTCAACGCGTTCTCGCTCGGCGCGTGGGCGACCGGTATGAACGTCACGGCGTCGCTCACCGAGTCCACGATGATCAAGTCGATCGGGCCGGACCGCGACAAGATCGTGCAGACGATGCAGGAGTTCGGCACCGGGTTCACCTACGTCATCCTCAGCTACCCGCCGTTCCTCAAGGCGCTGTTCGAGGACGACCGGATCGACTGGCGTGAGTACACGATCGTCGCGGCGTTCGGCGGCGAGGGCATCAGCGAGAACATGCGCGCCCACATCGAGCAGTACGCGCACACCGTCCTCGGCTCCTACGGGGCGAGCGACCTCGAGATCAACCTGGGGATCGAGACCGGCTTCTCGGTGGCGGTGCGGAAGGCGATCGCGGCCGACCCGGCACTGTCGAGCGCGCTGACGAAGCAGTCCGAGTACGGCGTCCTGCCGATGGTCTTCCAGTTCAACCCGTTCGGGTACCTCATCGAGACGAACGACCGCGGCGAGCTCGTCGTCACGATCACCCGCTCCGAGAACATCAGCCCCCGCATCCGGTACAACATCCACGACCGCGGACACGTGGTGCGGATGCGTGACCTCAAGCCCGTGCTGCGGGCGACCGGGCACGAGGACCTGCTCGCCGAGGCGGAACTCGACCTGCCGCTGCTGTTCCACTACGGCCGCTCGGACCTGTCGGTCGACTTCAACGGTGCCGTCGTCGCGCCCGATGCCGTTCGGGACGTCGTCTACGGCGATCCCGTCCTGCTCGAAGCCGTCGAGAACCACCGGCTGATCAGCTACGAGGACGACCAGGGCAACCGGCAGCTGCACATCGCCTTCCAGCTCGCCGCGTCCGCCGAGTCGTTCGATGCAGACCCTGCCCGGCCGGCCGTCGTCGCCGAACTCCGACGGCTGAACCGTGACTTCTCGAACGCGATCCGCACCGCGCCGGACGGCACCCTGCCGACCGTGGCGTTCTACCCGTACCGGACGGGGCCGTTCCGTGAGGATGGTCGGAAGCTCAAGAACGAGTACGTGTGGCAGCTCGGACCCGGGTCGGTCGACGAGTGGGACCTGGACCTCGGATGGGTGGCGTCGAAGGACGTCTGA
- a CDS encoding lipoprotein: MRRSPAVVVAAVLVALLTGCSTPGADTTSVAPPWPRPTDLGHRAQEAGLENVWGERLAEHVHTHLTITDGDTPVVVPGNVGHSKSQRFAAQLHTHDTSGILHVESPTRRTFTLGQFFDEWGVSLGPAHVGGLRGELTVWVDGKRYFGNPRSIELTNLRQIGLDVTTIGEVPHPPATFDWPPQYH, encoded by the coding sequence ATGCGCCGCTCCCCCGCCGTCGTCGTCGCCGCCGTCCTCGTCGCCCTGCTCACCGGTTGCTCGACCCCCGGTGCCGACACGACGTCGGTCGCACCCCCGTGGCCGCGCCCGACAGACCTGGGGCACCGGGCACAGGAGGCCGGGCTCGAGAACGTCTGGGGCGAACGCTTGGCCGAGCACGTCCACACCCACCTGACGATCACGGACGGCGACACACCGGTCGTCGTGCCGGGAAACGTCGGGCACTCGAAGTCGCAGCGGTTCGCCGCGCAGCTGCACACGCACGACACGTCGGGCATCCTGCACGTCGAGTCACCGACCCGCCGGACGTTCACGCTGGGGCAGTTCTTCGACGAGTGGGGTGTTTCCCTCGGCCCCGCACACGTCGGCGGGTTGCGTGGCGAGCTGACGGTGTGGGTGGACGGCAAGCGGTACTTCGGCAACCCGCGGTCCATCGAGCTGACGAACCTGCGGCAGATCGGACTCGACGTGACGACGATCGGCGAGGTCCCGCACCCGCCGGCAACGTTCGACTGGCCGCCCCAGTACCACTGA
- a CDS encoding helix-turn-helix domain-containing protein encodes MNESRIPELRRRRGWTQERLASESTVAVRTVQRLESGRDASLDSLSLIAAALSVSVGELFDEVEGTDFGDAVQGLQDREEQQARRDALTGAWKRVYTGCGVLVSIAVIALISVHRAPGVGIFVIAAYWVAGKALFEVLVRLVLDPRLDVRFPLSVPSATSRWQQVRGGLMRHRVGRSVPASTTAARGPKDTLESE; translated from the coding sequence ATGAACGAATCACGGATTCCCGAACTGCGTCGCCGGCGCGGCTGGACGCAGGAACGCCTCGCGTCCGAGAGCACAGTGGCCGTGCGGACAGTTCAGCGGTTGGAGTCCGGCAGGGACGCCAGTCTCGACTCGCTGTCGCTCATCGCCGCGGCGCTGAGCGTGTCCGTCGGCGAGCTCTTCGATGAAGTCGAGGGGACCGACTTCGGGGATGCGGTCCAGGGGCTGCAGGACCGCGAGGAGCAGCAAGCTCGACGTGATGCGTTGACCGGAGCATGGAAACGCGTCTACACCGGCTGCGGTGTGCTCGTCAGCATCGCGGTGATCGCGCTGATCAGTGTGCACCGTGCGCCCGGGGTCGGGATCTTTGTCATCGCTGCGTACTGGGTCGCCGGGAAGGCCCTCTTCGAGGTGCTGGTGCGGCTCGTGTTGGACCCGCGGCTGGACGTCCGATTCCCGTTGAGCGTTCCGTCGGCGACGTCGAGGTGGCAGCAGGTGCGGGGCGGTCTGATGCGTCACCGCGTCGGCCGTTCCGTCCCGGCGAGCACGACTGCAGCACGCGGTCCGAAGGACACGCTGGAGTCCGAGTAG
- a CDS encoding cell surface protein produces the protein MVWVLAVVFNAVFVAFFALYSVASDWAAERSEAIRAFDLSQLLPHDAALWLSAHAAILLLVMLDAVGIALLLRARRIRITESP, from the coding sequence ATGGTCTGGGTTCTCGCCGTCGTCTTCAACGCGGTGTTCGTGGCCTTCTTCGCCTTGTACTCGGTAGCCAGTGACTGGGCCGCAGAACGATCGGAAGCGATTCGGGCGTTCGATCTGTCCCAATTGCTCCCGCACGACGCGGCGCTGTGGCTGAGTGCTCACGCTGCGATCCTTCTGCTCGTCATGCTCGACGCGGTGGGTATCGCGCTGTTGCTGCGCGCGCGACGGATCCGCATCACCGAGTCTCCGTAG
- a CDS encoding metal ABC transporter permease, whose product MFSDFMVNTWIAATIVGVVAGVVGVFVVIRGDTFLAHALPHGAFAGAAGAVLVGIDSLLGIGVFAAVGSLLVSALGRRGRGDVATALTLATMLGLGAFFLSRSSEYSAEVFSLLFGQVLGVSTVEIVPMLVLGIACLAAVATLYRPLLLASLLPATAPARGVRPHAMTVVFGLIVACATTTSVPVVGALLMFALLVGPPATARTLARRPSTAIALSTAFTLIVVWASIALAYATDWPVGFFVTALSALLYLGAHAPRIRRAAVPRSVAATAG is encoded by the coding sequence ATGTTCTCCGACTTCATGGTGAACACGTGGATCGCCGCCACGATCGTCGGCGTCGTCGCAGGAGTCGTCGGGGTGTTCGTCGTCATCCGCGGCGACACCTTCCTGGCGCACGCGCTCCCCCACGGTGCCTTCGCCGGCGCCGCCGGTGCCGTCCTCGTCGGCATCGACTCGTTGCTCGGCATCGGGGTGTTCGCCGCCGTCGGCTCCCTGCTCGTGTCGGCCCTCGGACGCCGTGGGCGGGGTGACGTCGCCACTGCTCTGACGCTGGCGACGATGCTCGGTCTCGGAGCGTTCTTCCTCAGCCGCTCGAGTGAGTACTCCGCCGAGGTGTTCTCGTTGCTCTTCGGCCAGGTCCTCGGCGTCTCCACCGTGGAGATCGTGCCGATGCTCGTCCTCGGCATCGCCTGTCTCGCCGCCGTCGCCACGCTGTACCGACCGCTGCTCCTCGCCTCCCTGCTGCCCGCGACCGCACCCGCTCGGGGTGTCCGGCCACACGCCATGACGGTGGTGTTCGGACTGATCGTCGCCTGTGCCACGACGACGAGCGTCCCCGTCGTGGGCGCGCTGCTGATGTTCGCCCTGCTGGTCGGGCCGCCGGCGACTGCGCGGACCCTCGCACGACGACCGTCCACGGCGATCGCACTGTCCACCGCGTTCACGCTCATCGTGGTGTGGGCGTCGATCGCGCTCGCGTACGCGACGGACTGGCCGGTCGGATTCTTCGTCACCGCGCTCAGCGCGCTGCTCTACCTGGGTGCACACGCCCCGCGGATCCGTCGGGCTGCAGTGCCGCGGAGCGTCGCGGCGACCGCGGGCTGA
- a CDS encoding metal ABC transporter permease, whose translation MSASVAVALSGFVSSPTVHSALVVGGFVAAVTGVVGVFTVVRGQSFAGHALADLGAVGGAGAFLVGISQLWGFVGAGVLAALLMEAIGTHRLKGRDVATGVVFAFGLGLTALFLYCDTTIGGSSNAAVSVLFGSLFVIDPSVVPPVVLLSVIALLLVVAVYRWLLLSSIDRDLAVARGVPVRLAGLVFLVALALAVELSSLTIGAILSTALLIGPAATALLVTRRFGVAVLLSAGIGVIETWAGCFIAYESYYWAGNDGNWPVSFCVVALVLVVYVGARLASWSVARRTASRRPAERALRIPAGAGKVA comes from the coding sequence ATGAGCGCCTCCGTCGCCGTCGCCCTGTCGGGCTTCGTCAGCAGCCCGACGGTCCACTCCGCCCTCGTGGTGGGCGGCTTCGTCGCGGCGGTCACCGGTGTCGTCGGGGTCTTCACGGTGGTCCGCGGGCAGTCGTTCGCGGGACACGCGCTCGCGGACCTCGGGGCCGTCGGCGGAGCCGGTGCGTTCCTCGTCGGCATCAGCCAGCTGTGGGGCTTCGTCGGTGCGGGCGTCCTCGCCGCGTTGCTGATGGAGGCCATCGGTACGCACCGGCTGAAGGGGCGCGACGTCGCCACCGGGGTCGTCTTCGCGTTCGGACTCGGCCTGACCGCGCTGTTCCTTTATTGTGACACCACGATCGGCGGATCGAGCAACGCGGCCGTCTCGGTGCTGTTCGGCTCCCTGTTCGTCATCGACCCCTCGGTCGTGCCCCCGGTGGTGCTCCTCAGCGTGATCGCGCTGCTGCTCGTCGTCGCCGTCTACCGATGGCTGTTGCTCTCGTCCATCGACCGGGACCTGGCCGTCGCCCGCGGCGTCCCGGTCCGGCTCGCGGGGCTGGTGTTCCTCGTGGCACTCGCACTCGCCGTGGAGCTGTCGTCGCTGACCATCGGCGCGATCCTCTCGACCGCGCTGCTCATCGGCCCGGCCGCCACGGCCCTGCTGGTGACGCGTCGGTTCGGGGTCGCCGTGCTGCTGTCCGCCGGCATCGGCGTCATCGAGACGTGGGCCGGCTGCTTCATCGCGTACGAGAGCTACTACTGGGCGGGGAACGACGGCAACTGGCCGGTCAGCTTCTGCGTGGTGGCACTCGTCCTCGTCGTCTACGTCGGCGCTCGCCTCGCCTCCTGGTCCGTCGCGCGGAGAACGGCATCGCGACGACCGGCGGAGCGGGCCCTGCGCATCCCCGCCGGAGCCGGGAAGGTCGCCTGA
- a CDS encoding metal ABC transporter ATP-binding protein — MTTTTTGAADDGRIVTVRDLHVALAGRTVLDGVDLDVAAGDFVGLIGANGAGKTTLLRTLLGVVGITSGTVRRPERAADVHGIGYLPQKTVLDPDAPLRARDVVALGLDGGRLGLPLRRRRTHALVDETLERVGATAFADRRIGELSGGQQQRVLLAHALISRPSLLLLDEPLASLDPASAADIVALLHTIRRDHGVGIVLTAHDINLLLPVLDRVVYLADGRAVTGVPAEVIREDVLSALYGRPIRVIDADGRLVVLADDRPVTAPAGVRR, encoded by the coding sequence GTGACCACCACCACCACCGGAGCAGCCGACGACGGTCGCATCGTCACCGTCCGCGACCTCCACGTCGCCCTCGCCGGGCGGACAGTCCTCGACGGCGTCGACCTCGACGTCGCGGCGGGTGACTTCGTCGGCCTCATCGGAGCGAACGGCGCCGGCAAGACCACGCTCCTCCGCACGCTCCTCGGCGTCGTCGGGATCACCAGCGGCACGGTCCGCCGACCGGAGCGGGCCGCGGACGTCCACGGCATCGGCTACCTCCCCCAGAAGACGGTGCTCGACCCGGATGCGCCGCTGCGGGCCCGGGACGTCGTGGCGCTCGGTCTCGACGGCGGTCGGCTCGGCCTCCCGCTCCGACGGCGCCGGACACACGCCCTCGTCGACGAGACGCTGGAGCGTGTCGGCGCGACGGCGTTCGCCGATCGACGGATCGGTGAACTCTCCGGTGGCCAGCAGCAGCGGGTCCTCCTCGCACACGCGCTGATCAGCCGACCGTCGTTGCTGCTCCTCGACGAACCCCTGGCGAGCCTCGACCCCGCCAGCGCCGCCGACATCGTCGCGCTCCTGCACACGATCCGCCGTGACCACGGAGTCGGCATCGTCCTCACCGCGCACGACATCAACCTGCTCCTGCCGGTCCTCGACCGCGTGGTGTACCTCGCCGATGGTCGAGCCGTGACCGGTGTCCCGGCCGAGGTCATCCGCGAAGACGTGCTCTCCGCCCTCTACGGGCGCCCGATCCGCGTCATCGATGCCGACGGACGTCTCGTCGTCCTCGCCGACGACCGTCCCGTCACGGCCCCGGCGGGTGTCCGGCGATGA